One stretch of Tepiditoga spiralis DNA includes these proteins:
- the flhF gene encoding flagellar biosynthesis protein FlhF — protein sequence MKVKKYVVENISEAMEKIRTEFGDDAYILNTKKIKKGGFLGLGGKKYLEVTVLSEEEKKLPKQNNTPSFENEEKLYSLKGIVERNKRLDKRIAKERKQEIPTNTASYGNQLMELIKEQRKVSMTIDKDAKEYYDNKQIKKDEFQHFIKNSDNKIIEKKSKLETKKIETKSEISELKNMIQSLSKKINGKNDYYQEFFRTLKFNDISEKLAEEICNEVEDINFDENWKNNKLLKEKVQKKLLENLKIKNIPLKGRIILIGPTGVGKTTTLAKLAAIMKKEGKKVAIITIDTYRIAAADQLKIYADIMGIPAYVCYTPEDLKITLESLNMFDTVLIDTAGRSHKNSLQLNELKVFIDTINPEYRMLVASANMRTSDLINMYESFSPSNPDSIIITKIDETSYFGQMFSIINHSNLPISFITNGQKVPDDILIPDINYLVNKLIEGVFK from the coding sequence AATATATCTGAAGCAATGGAAAAAATCCGAACTGAATTTGGAGACGATGCTTATATATTAAATACAAAAAAAATAAAAAAAGGTGGATTTTTAGGTTTAGGGGGTAAAAAATATTTAGAAGTAACTGTATTAAGTGAAGAAGAAAAAAAACTTCCTAAGCAAAATAATACACCTTCATTTGAAAATGAAGAAAAACTTTATTCATTAAAAGGTATTGTAGAAAGAAATAAAAGATTAGATAAGAGAATTGCAAAAGAAAGAAAACAAGAAATACCAACAAATACAGCTTCATATGGAAATCAATTAATGGAACTTATAAAGGAACAGAGAAAAGTTTCTATGACAATTGATAAAGATGCAAAAGAATATTATGATAATAAACAAATAAAAAAAGACGAATTTCAACATTTTATTAAAAATTCTGATAATAAAATAATAGAAAAAAAATCAAAATTAGAAACTAAAAAAATAGAAACTAAAAGTGAAATAAGTGAATTAAAAAATATGATACAGAGTTTAAGTAAAAAGATAAATGGAAAAAATGATTATTACCAAGAATTTTTTAGAACTTTGAAATTTAATGATATTTCTGAAAAATTAGCAGAAGAAATATGCAATGAAGTTGAAGATATTAACTTTGATGAAAATTGGAAAAATAATAAGTTATTGAAAGAAAAAGTTCAAAAAAAATTATTGGAAAATTTAAAAATAAAAAATATACCTTTAAAAGGAAGAATAATACTAATAGGTCCTACTGGAGTTGGAAAGACAACTACTTTAGCTAAGCTTGCGGCTATTATGAAAAAAGAAGGGAAAAAAGTTGCAATAATAACTATTGATACATATAGAATTGCAGCAGCTGATCAATTAAAAATTTATGCTGATATAATGGGTATTCCAGCATATGTATGCTATACTCCTGAAGACTTAAAAATAACTTTAGAGTCTTTAAATATGTTCGATACAGTTTTAATTGATACAGCTGGTAGAAGTCATAAGAATTCTTTACAGTTAAACGAGTTAAAGGTTTTTATAGATACTATAAATCCTGAATATAGAATGTTAGTGGCTTCTGCTAATATGAGAACTAGTGATTTAATAAATATGTATGAAAGTTTTTCTCCAAGCAATCCGGATTCAATAATAATAACTAAAATTGATGAGACATCATACTTTGGACAAATGTTTTCTATAATTAATCATTCAAATTTACCTATAAGTTTTATAACAAATGGGCAAAAAGTTCCAGATGATATATTAATTCCTGATATCAATTATCTTGTTAATAAGCTAATTGAGGGGGTATTTAAATGA
- a CDS encoding AAA family ATPase, with protein sequence MSNKLNEDQATELRKQFENVDTKIIAITGGKGGVGKSLFSVNISTELAKRGKKVLLFDSDAGFANASILFGKTIKNTFGDYISGKITLNECIQSSKYGVNVITTGFDFKDWKMFQNGFDEMMMEELMTLSNGHDYVIIDIGAGYSEKLKQFYKFSDKIYLITVPEPTAIVNAYTLIKALSYLDVQGELDIIINQIRTESEIKTVEDVLKKTVKNFLGKEISNFYYVMYEKNIRESIKRQIPYIVYKSNSKMGEIISNIVDDILNINIKNKKINFKRKLKNLFGIGGI encoded by the coding sequence ATGAGTAATAAATTAAATGAAGATCAAGCAACAGAGCTGAGAAAACAATTTGAAAATGTTGATACTAAAATAATAGCAATTACTGGCGGAAAAGGTGGAGTCGGTAAGTCTTTGTTTTCTGTAAATATTTCTACAGAATTAGCTAAGAGAGGTAAAAAAGTATTATTATTCGATTCTGATGCTGGCTTTGCAAATGCATCAATATTATTTGGTAAAACAATAAAAAATACATTTGGCGATTATATTAGTGGAAAAATAACTTTAAATGAGTGTATTCAAAGTTCAAAATATGGAGTAAATGTAATTACAACTGGTTTTGATTTTAAAGATTGGAAAATGTTTCAAAATGGATTTGACGAAATGATGATGGAAGAATTAATGACTTTATCAAATGGCCATGATTATGTAATTATAGATATAGGAGCTGGATATTCAGAAAAATTAAAACAATTTTATAAATTTTCAGATAAAATATATTTAATAACAGTTCCAGAACCTACTGCTATAGTAAATGCATATACTTTAATAAAAGCTTTATCTTATTTAGATGTTCAAGGAGAATTAGATATAATAATAAATCAAATTAGAACTGAATCAGAAATAAAAACTGTAGAAGATGTTTTAAAAAAGACAGTAAAAAATTTTTTAGGAAAAGAAATAAGCAATTTTTATTATGTAATGTATGAGAAAAATATTAGAGAAAGTATAAAGAGGCAAATACCTTATATAGTTTATAAAAGTAATTCTAAAATGGGAGAGATAATATCTAATATAGTTGATGATATATTGAATATTAATATTAAAAATAAAAAAATTAATTTTAAAAGGAAACTTAAAAATTTATTTGGAATAGGCGGAATTTAA